A stretch of the Amycolatopsis sp. BJA-103 genome encodes the following:
- a CDS encoding serine hydrolase domain-containing protein, producing the protein MTPVQENYDCSSRYPVTTGQLQDVLARLACSYGVPGAQLAMLRDGLKTVVQTGVEHQDRRRPMDTASAVPIGSITKLATATVAMVLVADDDLELDQPAGEVLGVTGLDDRFTPRRLLSHTSGLPSDPADVTAACLREIRAADPVCPPGSAFSYSNLGYSLVGSLIEAVTGMTWREAVEAILLRPLGIEPAYADSPRTVSGHATGPGGARPVEQALPPLLEPAGALALSADDLVELGRVHLGKPGLLDVVTAADMHGRIPGAEPFGLADGWGLGIAHYDGEDDVWLGHDGTADGTSCHLRIDQAGACVVAFTANGAAGTRMWQDLITELRALGLELPAQRPPATTRPVPIPAGDFGTYRNGAIDYTIQGDENGGAILVVDGEIFPELTLHDDATIAVRDPATGDATPCGRLRGAPGKATAIEVGGRLAGRR; encoded by the coding sequence ATGACGCCTGTGCAGGAAAACTACGACTGTTCGAGCCGATATCCGGTGACAACGGGGCAGCTTCAAGATGTCCTGGCCCGGCTGGCCTGTTCGTACGGTGTACCGGGGGCCCAGCTCGCGATGCTGCGCGACGGCCTGAAAACAGTGGTCCAGACCGGTGTCGAACATCAGGACAGACGGAGACCGATGGACACGGCTTCCGCCGTGCCGATCGGTTCGATCACCAAACTGGCCACCGCGACGGTCGCGATGGTGCTCGTCGCGGACGACGACCTCGAACTCGACCAGCCCGCCGGTGAGGTGCTGGGTGTCACCGGGCTCGACGACCGGTTCACGCCACGGCGCCTGCTGAGCCATACCAGCGGCCTGCCCTCCGATCCGGCCGACGTCACCGCGGCGTGCCTGCGCGAGATCCGCGCGGCGGACCCGGTGTGCCCGCCGGGTTCCGCGTTCTCCTATTCGAATCTGGGCTACTCGCTCGTCGGCTCGCTGATCGAAGCCGTGACCGGGATGACCTGGCGCGAAGCCGTCGAGGCGATACTCCTGCGCCCGTTGGGGATCGAGCCCGCGTACGCGGACAGTCCCCGGACGGTTTCCGGGCACGCCACCGGACCCGGCGGCGCCCGGCCGGTCGAACAGGCCTTGCCGCCGCTGCTCGAACCCGCCGGCGCCCTGGCGCTCAGCGCCGACGACCTCGTCGAACTCGGCCGGGTGCACCTGGGGAAGCCCGGCCTGCTCGACGTCGTGACCGCCGCGGACATGCACGGACGGATCCCCGGCGCCGAACCGTTCGGTCTCGCCGACGGCTGGGGTCTCGGCATCGCCCATTACGACGGCGAAGACGACGTCTGGCTCGGCCACGACGGCACCGCCGACGGCACTTCGTGTCACTTGAGGATCGATCAGGCCGGTGCCTGCGTGGTCGCGTTCACCGCGAACGGCGCCGCGGGCACCCGGATGTGGCAGGACCTGATCACCGAACTTCGCGCGCTGGGCTTGGAACTCCCCGCGCAGCGCCCTCCGGCGACGACCCGGCCGGTCCCGATCCCGGCCGGTGACTTCGGCACCTACCGCAACGGCGCCATCGACTACACGATCCAAGGCGACGAGAACGGCGGCGCGATTCTCGTCGTCGACGGTGAGATCTTCCCCGAGCTCACGCTCCACGACGACGCCACCATCGCGGTCCGCGACCCGGCCACCGGTGATGCGACGCCTTGCGGCCGGTTGCGCGGCGCGCCCGGCAAGGCGACCGCGATCGAGGTCGGCGGCCGTCTCGCCGGACGTCGCTGA